The segment taaaacgggcttggaatcacttactatgaagcttgaaagttgaagaaaccccagctatggagagaggtaaggttctgctggtaacttgaagaagatgatacaattttatcatctttttaccttttattaatgttaataaccaaatgaccaaaatgcccctccttactaaactttcaaaattccttccatgtcctaattttgtccatgaacttaaaattggtcaaattaccatttaagatctcctaattaatattccaaaataatttcatactaaaaacttctagaatgcaagttttgcaaattattcgatttagtccctaacctcaatttaagcactttatgcatagaattttatcacgaaattttcacacaatcatgtaatcataccatgaacctcaaaataataataataatatatatatatatatttttaccctgaatttgtggtttcgcaaccactgttccgtttaggccctatttcggaatgttacacaaATGGTGCATCTAGTTGAGCTCCCCTGATGCAACAAtacaaattgaattattgatattAGTGTTTATTTACAATATTAGAGTCCTAAAAAACTCTATACAATCTTTATCCCTTATGATTCACAATATTCAGTGTGGTAACTTTAGTTTTAATTTGAGTGCTTCACTGGACCACCATGCTTCAAGTAGATGGTCTTCTTTATAAGTTTCACAAATCAGGCCAATTCAAGTTAATTAAATGAGCCTCATTTAATCAATTGACCTCCATAAAACGTTTTGTACGCATTTGTCACAAGTATTGATTCTCAGTCCATGATATATGCCTATAGTGTGACCTAGCCTTAACCCTATGTTCATCTTAGACGAGAGTCTAGTAGGGAGGTTCAAACAGTTAACTGAATCGAACTAGTATTAACCGAATTAATCAAAATGTATAATCCTTTAACCGTTAATTGAACCgaaaaaaaaattaaccaaactgaaatattttgattaattcagtcgattaaccaaattaaccaaaatttatatgttttatttttcttgttaaaacaagtataaaacatataaaaaaatacattaaTAATGTTCATTTGTCTCGAAAGTTAACGGAATTAATCAAATTAGCCGAAATTTTAAGTCTTGAaacaatatataattaaaaacattacatAATTAAGTTCAGTTAATTACTCAATTTCAAACTAAATTAACCgataattaaactttcaaaaaatcatTAACTGATCTCTGACCAAATTACATCGTTTAACCaaccaattaattaaattagatcAATTCAAtcgtttaatttaattttaaccgaAATTTATGGAACACCTGCAACCTTTTTGTAGGACCTGAAAAATGGAAAGTATTATATAATGTTATGTTAACACATAATCTTAATCCTCAAAGCGAGAGTGAGGTCCTTACCTGAACAGTGGAATGGAGGGGCGTGTCCATGACCAAATGGCTTATTAAAAGAGAAAACCAAATTGCACTCCCACTTACTTatgtatattaaatttaatttgaataaataTATACCAAATGAGAGATGAAATGAAATCTTAATTTTCAGGACACTGTCAAATTGAATGGTCTATTTGGTCAATGAATATGTCGAAGTCCTAGGGACCCTAAAACCCCAGTTTTGGTGTGAGAAGAAGCACAAGTCTCCTCTCATCTTTGTGTCATAAAAATTACGGGCAGGTTTTTGAGTCTAATCGATTTTGTACGTTAATTTCACTGTCATTATTATTTTGGCCCTTGAACCACGTCTAGTTCAACTTCAACACTAGACATTCTCTCGTTTATGGACCACACCTTCCCCTATCATCTTTGGATTTAATTTCTCCAATCCAAACATTGAAGCAAACTACTATTAAGTATTGATTTGATCTTTCCTAGCAAATTCAGTCTGATGGTGAAAGAATGAggatttataatatatttaaatattaagttGAGTAACTTAGACGTCAAGACTTGATaatgaatttaaaaaatatgGAGAAGATTTGATTGTTCATTTGTTAAAGGGAAATAAACAACGATATAGAAAGCATATTTTGTTCATTTGAAATTTGAAGTTATACTTGATTCGTGACACATTATATTTTATGCAAcgaatacataaaaaaaaaaaaaagttaagatAAAAATCTTTTTGTTCtcttcaataaataaaaatgttgatCACTCATTAAGTAATATATTTCATGAAATATATAAAGTAAAATACAAGTTAATTTTGGATCAAATCAATTTGAATcaatcaatttaaattttaaaataattttaattattttgttcgAGTAATTAATGGTTGGAGACAATTGGGTTTAAGGTTTGAATATTTCTAATCTAATTATTATGGCTTTGAATCATTCAATCTTTATCATTTTTAGTTCAAATAGTTTTGAGTTTAAAATATTCAATTTGAAGCTCAaatgataattattttaaatcattCTAAATTCAGATTGTaaacaatttaaattattaattttattattaaattaaattaaattcaactTAATTAAATCGGATTttgaattcaaataaaaatagtATTAGAATGTCTAGTACTATTTTATGTAGGTGAAGATTATTAGGATCTTGGTTAAGACTTAAAGAGTCGAACTTATCATACTGCTAAAGAAAACCGAATGACTCAGAATGAGCAGGCAACCGGTCAGGCCCAAAAAACGAACCTAAGGCCTTTAGGCCCATGCCTGGAACGAAACCACACAGCACCGAACGAAGGATCACCTGGCCAAGCGCATCATAGTCCACGTGTCAGATAGTATGAAGCATAGTAGAGAGATCTGATTGAAGTTGCAGAGGTATAAGACTAAATAAAAGATTGGGAACTTCATTGAAGAtgcaacttaatgttcatgtgaaGAGAGCCGGTGATGAAGATAGCGCATAAGGGACACACGTCTGGTGGATATATAGAGGAATCTATCTTCTTCTTCCTCAAAGAATGCACACAGACAATACAATAACAATGCAATTAGTTTTTTGGTGAAGAGATGCAAAATATTAAGAACAAGAAACAAATGTGTTAAACATTTAAGTCCATCCATGCATTTGCAGTTTCTTTTCTCATTACAAAAAATGGGAACCCATTTGCTATTGATCTTATTATCTACAAAACTCCTCCAAAAAGGGACCCGAATTATCGTAAcgtggaaaaagaaaagaatgaattaaaattaaaagataaaaaatggTTTTGAGATTAACCCCCGTCGCATCATTGTCATTAGCATCGCCACCGCTGGCTTTTATGGTGTTTAACCTTGAAAGTCCAGTCTCTCTCTGAATCGATGGCGTAAGTGCGTTAACCTCCGCCTCATCATTTGTCATTATCATCGCTTTCGCCATCATCAGATTTATGGTCATTTACCTTACAAACTCCTATTCCACGCCCAGCCGCTGTTTGAACCGATGGCGTAAGTGCATCAACTACGGTCGCAGACGACATCTCCATCTTACTAACTCTAACCGCACCGATTAATTTTTCCGGCAACTCATCCTCGGTCTGTCCTTCCACTACAAATCCCATATCGATTACTACGCTCGTCGCGCATCCCAATGCGAGGTGTAAAATCGCGTTGGCAACCGCCGAGCTAGCAACGTCAACGTCAATCTCCAAGTAATTATCTCCTCTATAATAATTACACGTCAAAGCTTTACCTATCAAGCACGCCGCATAGTTGCCCACCGCTTTTTTGACGATCCACGGTCCTTCAACAATCCGGTTAACCATCTTCAACCGTTGGTTCCGGAAGGCATCATCGCCATTGACGAACCGGTAAAGTAACGAACCGGGAGGGATAGGATCCTCTGTGGCAAAATAAAAAACAGCACTATACAGATCTTTACCGGGGACCTGGATATTGACGGCGAAAATAAAGCTTTTCATAGATTGGCCATCGGATTGAGCTTTTCGGAGGGCGTTAGAAACACGATTATCAGGACGGGCGAGTACGTTATCGAGCTTGGAATCGGACTTGAGCCAGTCCATACCAATGGGAGAGAGTAAATAATTGCCGGCGGGGCATTTTTGACGTTTGGTCAGGTAGCTTTGAGAACGGAGATAGAAGAGATCACCCGGGGGAGAAGACCAACCGTTGGTTCCGTTATTAAGGTCAACTTGTTGCAAGGCTCCACCGTTGATTGAATCAACCATCCAATCGGGAATCGATGTAGCGTCAGCCGTTGAACAGGTTATAGAGTATTTATCGGCGAATTCCTTGGCGGATCCCCGGTCTTTTTGCTCAGTCTGGCACATGATATTTTCTTCTCGTCGTTCTTTCACCTGGCCTTTGAATGAGGCAGAGATTGAAAGGTGGCGATCTGTAGAGTGAGGGGAGGCGATGGGAGTGGGAGTGGCTGTTGTGATCAACAGGTTTGGAAGAAAGTGCCCCTGGATTTCCCCCCGAAACTACGGCACAGCCACTTTATTTACCACGGGGAAGGGCACCGATGGCTATAACCTATCAGATCCCTGATCCGATATGCAAATTTATAATCCTTCAATTCTAATTGGGTTTGGTTTCTTATTTATACTGTAATCGAATAGGTTTAATGCACTACTAACTCTCGTCATTGTGCACCTTAACCCGATACGATCCACAAATACgagaaaaaaattttattttcaaaaagtattattttattcctaaaattaaaataattggtCATTACTTATCATACGTTAATATTTAGttgcatgaaataatataaaaaacaattattaaaccttaaaaatcagaatttaaaaatattcatTGGTGACATTATCTCTAGTAATAAAAATAGAGAAAGGGGGCATAAAGGACAATGACACTAATGAAATTAGCTGAAGAATTAATAAGATTGCAGGCAACACTAGAGTTGTACACGCTCAGAAAAGTAAATGAGTTGACAAAAGTTTAAGTTTAAAAAAAGGtttggataaaaaaaattaaagtttattttttaaatgggTTGAGCTTCGGATAAGTTTTTTTACTCGAGCTCGACCCGGCTTtgcttgaatttaaaaaaaaaaaaactattaaaatttttttatggttttgccactatttttttattattttgctatcatttcgCTACTTTattgctattattttattattattgtttggatattatataatttttattttattattaattttgacaCTATTTACAAGTATTTATTTACTAAGTTGCACatatcttaatgttatttaagtatatatataaacatttattttaatatttttaacatatttaatttattatatttttaaatttatttttatataatagactataaaattttttaatagaaacagaCTAAACTCAAGTTTTAACATTTTATTCAGGCCAAACTTATACAAAATTGTAGGCTTATTTCTCAAGTTGAACTAGACCTAAAAATTTAGCCTATTCCTTTTCTTGGCCCAATCCATAAAAAACCCTAGGCAACACAAATCACGGGCTATTCTTTGACAACCACACGTGGCATCATGGACCCACAGCTTATATCAGCAAGgtggatttttaatttttaatttttcttaactTGAGATATCTGTAACTCTCAAGCCACGACTAATCTACATGTTATCACACTTGTAGTCTACTATCATCTCTAGGACAGATTTTTATTTACTTCTTTTTTGTTGGCTTGCTGATTTTGATACATGGAATTAGGAAATGACATGCATTCACGGTTAGTATTAGATTATTCTTCTTATTATAATATGGATGAAAGAGAGTTTATCGTAACTTGGGTGAAAGGCGAGAGAATAGAGGGAGAAGGTCCACATCAATCATCATGTCAAAGAGTTTAGTTGGGGTCGTATTTGTCCCCTGGTGAGTGGGAGTTTGTTGAGCCACGTGTCATTTCGTTAAGCTTTAAAGTTTGCGCTAGATAAGATAGTAGACCTTGTCGAGATGGATATTTGGCGAGGCCTTCTCTCGAACGATGTTTATTATCTGATATAATCTCATTAAAAATATAAGTAATTTTTTGAATGAGGTAATGTTAGATTGGCAGATAATGTATGTGTATCTACATATTATCAAAATAAGGAAACAAAAAAGATGTTAAAAGATAGTATTCCAAAACAGTAAAGCAAGAAAGGTAGGAAATCTATCCGACTGAAGAGGGTAAAAGCGCAAAGGCAAAATCTAAAAACATCTGGAACAAACAATGCACAAACATGGAATATGCAACAAATATAATGTTGAGTAAAGCAGCCGTTACATGACAGGTTCACAAACTGTAACCTGACAATGAACACAGATTTATATGATGGTTGTATAAATGGAATGGACCCAATTAAGATGATGAAAGCTTCATTCCTTATATCTTCTTACCCTCTTCAAATGCAAGTGCCGTGTATATATGGTAGATATAACCCACTGAGAGCAGTTTATAAGAATTCGCAACATCTTTCCCTGTCCCACAACTCCCTGTGTTCTTGCAAATAAAAAAACAGAGGTTTAAATGACAGTCAATCATTAATGTCAGTATAAAATTCCAATCATTGGCATTTCAGGCAAATATGACATCACAAATATCATATAAAGCAGCACAATACAACCCTCCTCGCACTGGACCAAGGGAGTATATACATATCAGATAGAATGTCTCTAGCACTTCTCGTTTCACAACAATAACATACACTAGAAATGAATAAAGGTGAGGGTGGGAGGGatttaaaacatttaaactaaaatgagcaaATGTAAGTTAAATGTATGAATTTATCAAGACTCTGTGGAAACAAAAAAGGCAGTTAGATTGATATGAAAAGTTTAATAGCAATCTACTTTGATCTGATCACAGTTTCTCCAGATTTGGAAACAGGGGGTTTTCTTTTGCAAATACGATGAATGCTGACGATGTTGTAGCAAATTTCCCATCAATCATAATTTGGTAATTTACTTAACATCAAAGGAAAAGCAGTTTCACAAACCTAATGTCATATAGTGAAGATTTTTAGTGCGTCTTTCTTCTTTCGGGTTGTTTGTCAGTAGCTAGTCTGAAAATCCAGTAAACCTACAAAACAAGTAAAACAATAAATCAAATATCTACAGTGCAAACAAGACGATACCGattagaaatttaaaaaaaaaaaacaaaaacggtGACATGAGAAGAATGAAGGGCGAGGGATTACCAAAGCGAAGACATGAGCAGCTATGATGAGAACAACCAACATTGGTACCAAATCCAGAAACCAAGGGTGCGAAGGTTCCATTTCCTTGGCCATTTCACTTGCTGAGACCGGAAAATTTGGAGGCACGATCTTACTGATAAGCCCTAGAGCCTGGGTTTTCAAATTTCTACACACTGAGCTGACGGGGTGGGTGGGT is part of the Gossypium arboreum isolate Shixiya-1 chromosome 5, ASM2569848v2, whole genome shotgun sequence genome and harbors:
- the LOC108472856 gene encoding protein ENHANCED DISEASE RESISTANCE 2-like — its product is MCQTEQKDRGSAKEFADKYSITCSTADATSIPDWMVDSINGGALQQVDLNNGTNGWSSPPGDLFYLRSQSYLTKRQKCPAGNYLLSPIGMDWLKSDSKLDNVLARPDNRVSNALRKAQSDGQSMKSFIFAVNIQVPGKDLYSAVFYFATEDPIPPGSLLYRFVNGDDAFRNQRLKMVNRIVEGPWIVKKAVGNYAACLIGKALTCNYYRGDNYLEIDVDVASSAVANAILHLALGCATSVVIDMGFVVEGQTEDELPEKLIGAVRVSKMEMSSATVVDALTPSVQTAAGRGIGVCKVNDHKSDDGESDDNDK